Proteins co-encoded in one Gossypium arboreum isolate Shixiya-1 chromosome 11, ASM2569848v2, whole genome shotgun sequence genomic window:
- the LOC108472719 gene encoding NADPH-dependent aldehyde reductase-like protein, chloroplastic, translating into MHFAIKIRTDFFLVRGLTLPYAYTNIVAIHPFSIPQHVSSSFTILAAETSMEVSPSLLPLKDRVAIVTGGSRGIGHAIVNHLHSLGARVAINYASNSTQTDLLASELNASCTTDHHPQAVAIKADVSDPEQVKLLFDKTEQEFGSKIHILVNCAGIMDQKYPTLANTAVEDWDMTFNINTKGSFLCCREAARRLTRDGRGRIITISTSLVGSLLPGYAAYVASKAAIESMTKILAKELKGTKITANCVAPGPVATELFFAGKTEETIQRFVDGCPLGRLGEPKDIAGIVGFLASDAGEWTNGQVIRVNGGVVV; encoded by the coding sequence ATGCATTTTGCCATAAAAATTCGAACCGACTTTTTTCTAGTCAGAGGCTTGACTTTGCCGTATGCATATACAAATATTGTAGCCATCCATCCATTTTCAATACCCCAACACGTCTCTTCAAGTTTCACCATTCTTGCAGCTGAAACAAGCATGGAAGTGTCACCATCTTTGCTTCCACTTAAGGACCGAGTAGCAATAGTAACAGGTGGCTCTCGTGGAATCGGCCATGCCATTGTCAACCACCTTCATTCTCTAGGTGCAAGAGTGGCGATCAATTATGCTTCGAATTCAACACAAACTGATCTTTTGGCATCGGAGTTAAACGCTTCGTGTACCACTGATCATCATCCCCAAGCAGTTGCCATCAAAGCCGATGTTTCAGACCCCGAGCAAGTCAAGCTACTCTTTGATAAAACCGAGCAAGAATTTGGCTCCAAAATACACATCCTAGTCAACTGTGCTGGTATAATGGATCAAAAATACCCAACCTTAGCAAACACAGCAGTAGAGGATTGGGATATGACATTCAACATCAACACCAAAGGATCGTTCCTTTGTTGTCGCGAGGCAGCACGTCGGTTGACACGCGACGGCAGAGGAAGAATCATAACGATCTCCACATCTTTGGTGGGATCCCTCTTACCTGGATATGCAGCTTATGTTGCTTCAAAAGCAGCTATTGAGTCGATGACAAAGATTTTGGCTAAGGAACTCAAAGGCACAAAGATAACAGCAAATTGTGTTGCACCAGGGCCAGTAGCCACAGAACTGTTCTTTGCTGGTAAAACTGAAGAAACTATACAGAGATTTGTGGATGGTTGCCCTCTAGGTCGATTGGGCGAGCCAAAGGATATAGCAGGAATTGTAGGGTTTTTAGCCAGTGATGCTGGTGAGTGGACCAATGGGCAGGTTATTAGAGTCAATGGAGGAGTTGTTGTGTAA